In the Paenibacillus sp. FSL R7-0337 genome, GTATGTTGTCTTCCCCGCCTACTAATTTCAGTATTTCTTTCGCCAGCTTTTGTTGATCCATGGTACAGCTCACTCCTCTTCATTGTTAAGAAAAATATAAGAAAAACCTAAACCAGTGAAAGATACCCCCAGAAAACATAGGGATAGTCCTTTACCAGTTTAGGTTTTGCCTGCTCCGCAGTAGCAACCCCAAACAAGGGTTATTTTAGATGTACAACTCTTTCAATATGAATCGTTAAATACATGACTTCTTCATTGGTCAGTGTGCAATTGTATGTTTTACGGATATAATCCTGAATCTTCCGTCCACACAAGAAGGACTCCTTATACTGTTGCTTGACCATCTCATATAACTCACTATCGGTATTCTCAATATGTGTGCCATTTAATATTCTTCGGGCGAAGAATTTGAGATGGGTGACGAACCTGTAATACGTTAGCGACTCTTCGTCGTAATCAATTTTGAAGTGATATTTCACGATATTGAGAATTTCATGCACAATCTTGGTGATTTTCACTACATTCGGGATCTCTTCATTCATATGCGCATTCACCAGATGGAGCGCAATATGAGCGGCCTCGTCTTCCGGGAACTGGATTCCCAGCTCCTCATGGATCAGTAACAGCGCTTTCTCCCCAATCTCAAATTCATCCTTGTAGAATTTCTTGACCTCCCACAGCAATACATTCTTGATATGGTGTCCCTGCTTGGATCGTTCGATCGCCGAATGGATGTGGTCGGTCAGACTAACATAGATGCTGTCATGCAGTCTCTTCCCCAGATTCATTTTGGCGAGATTAATAATGCGCTCTGAAATCTCCATATGCCCCAGCGGGATCTCGGATAGAAGCGTCTTCATTTGGTCGGATATACTCTCATTATCCATGAAGACCTTCTCAATTTTATCTTCTTCAATGAGGTCACCCGGCTTCTTCTTGAACGCAATCCCCCTGCCTATTACCACCACTTCTTTATTCTGGTCATTCATAGTAATGATGGCATTATTATTCAACACTTTTGCAATTCTCATAATAACCACCTTTGTCACAAAATAAAAAAAGGCAATACCACAAACTTCACCATATAAATATAGCTCTGTTAATGGTATTGCCTACATACGTAGTAACAATCCGTTTTCTATTTAATTATGGACCGATTATAACATGGATTTTTGGGTTCAACAAGACTTTCTTGCAACCCTTTTCATGGAAGCTCACTACTGCAAAAACAACCTCCCGTCCTCCATCCGGTACACCTTATCGCAATATTCAAGCATGCGCTCATCATGTGTGACCATAATCGCTGCTTTGCGGCGTGTTCTCACCTCATGGGCAATCAGGGAGACCACTTCATGGGCACGCTTGGTATCAAGACTTGCTGTCGGTTCATCTGCCAGAATGATGCCGGGATTATTGATAAGCGCACGGGCAATTGCCGTCCGCTGCTTCTCACCGCCTGACAGTTCTTCCGGGAAGCTGTGCAGCTTCGAGCCCAGGCCCAGCTCTTCCAGCAGTTTAACGGCGAAGGCTTTGTCTTCTTTGTTCACCTTCCCTGACATCTTTTTTACAATGAGCAATTGGTCCAGTACACTTAGATAAGGAACCAGATTTGATGATTGCATAATGAATCCGACTTCTTTCAGCCTTAGATCCGCAAGTTCCTGTGCCGTAAGCTTAGCAATTGCATGTCCATTCAGCTTAGCCTCCCCTTCTGAAGCCTTCAGCAGTGCTCCGGCAATAGACAAGAATGTACTTTTCCCTGAACCCGACGGTCCGACGACAGCAACGAACTCACCCGGCTCCACGGATATAGACACATGATCGAGTGCTGCAATCCGGTTGCTTCCTTCGGTATAATACTTGGTGACTTCACTCATGTGTAATCCCTTAGTCATTGTCATTATTCAGCCCTCCCGAGCGCCTTGAGCGGATCAATCTTAGTAATCTTTCGAACCGATACCAGCGAACTTAACATAGCGATAACCAGCAGGATCACAGAATATGTCACGACAAGAGAAGTCTCCAGCTTGAACGGCATACCCTTCGGCATAATGGCCGCTGTTCCATAAGTCAGTAAGACTCCGACTACAATGCTGGTCAGCGATAGCACCAATACTTGCGATACAATAGCTTTGCTTAAGAATCTGTTACTGGCACCTATAGCTTTCATAATGCCGAACTGGTTCGTTTTCTGCATCGTCATTACGTAAAAGAATACCCCAAGCACGAAGGCGGCGATTGCAAGCAGAAAAGCCAGCATCATTAGAATCGTTCCGTTCTC is a window encoding:
- a CDS encoding ABC transporter ATP-binding protein, giving the protein MTKGLHMSEVTKYYTEGSNRIAALDHVSISVEPGEFVAVVGPSGSGKSTFLSIAGALLKASEGEAKLNGHAIAKLTAQELADLRLKEVGFIMQSSNLVPYLSVLDQLLIVKKMSGKVNKEDKAFAVKLLEELGLGSKLHSFPEELSGGEKQRTAIARALINNPGIILADEPTASLDTKRAHEVVSLIAHEVRTRRKAAIMVTHDERMLEYCDKVYRMEDGRLFLQ
- a CDS encoding PRD domain-containing protein gives rise to the protein MRIAKVLNNNAIITMNDQNKEVVVIGRGIAFKKKPGDLIEEDKIEKVFMDNESISDQMKTLLSEIPLGHMEISERIINLAKMNLGKRLHDSIYVSLTDHIHSAIERSKQGHHIKNVLLWEVKKFYKDEFEIGEKALLLIHEELGIQFPEDEAAHIALHLVNAHMNEEIPNVVKITKIVHEILNIVKYHFKIDYDEESLTYYRFVTHLKFFARRILNGTHIENTDSELYEMVKQQYKESFLCGRKIQDYIRKTYNCTLTNEEVMYLTIHIERVVHLK